The Astyanax mexicanus isolate ESR-SI-001 chromosome 12, AstMex3_surface, whole genome shotgun sequence genome window below encodes:
- the LOC125806109 gene encoding N-lysine methyltransferase KMT5A-like translates to MPPRISPLRDAIEHVVSKTDKTSKLEVKYINAVKGRGVFAKSSICKGDFLVEYRGDMINEAESQRRRNIYHPSCTVFMFDFKWKGKLWCIDASREDGSFGRLVNDDHRHPNCKMKKIDVDGKPHLCLFALNDIKEGEEIVYDYGGDDYPWRTQTTSATSHAVVCDSDLPQPSQAQTSDSPGPDYSPEQVSSFSSL, encoded by the exons ATGCCACCACGGATCAGTCCTCTTAGGGATGCCATAGAACATGTGGTttcaaaaacagacaaaacaagcaAGTTGGAGGTGAAGTACATTAATGCAGTAAAAG GACGTGGAGTATTTGCAAAGAGTTCTATTTGCAAAGGAGATTTTCTTGTTGAATATCGAGGAGATATGATAAATGAAGCAGAATCCCAGAGAAGAAGAAACATTTACCACCCATcatgtactgtatttatgtttgacTTCAAGTGGAAAGGGAAACTATGGTG TATTGATGCCTCAAGAGAAGATGGATCATTTGGGCGGCTCGTTAACGATGACCACAGACACCCaaactgtaaaatgaaaaaaattgatgTGGATGGAAAACCACACCTTTGTTTGTTTGCCCTGAATGACattaaagaaggagaagaaattgtCTATGACTATGGGGGTGATGACTACCCATGGAGAACACAA acgaccagtgctacttcccatgctgtggtgtgtgattctgatcttcctcaaccatctcaggctcagactagtgactctcctggtccagactattctcctgaacaggtaagttcattttcttcactttag